The proteins below are encoded in one region of Thermococcus sp.:
- a CDS encoding ABC transporter ATP-binding protein — translation MPVIEVENVRKYYGDVRGVDGLSFSVEEGEIYGFLGPNGAGKTTTVKILVKIIKDYEGTVKVFGKNLKEWGKDYYNKIGASFEFPAVYSKLTALENLEFFASFYKRHLDPVEVLKMVGLDDADQLVSGFSKGMKKKLDLARALLPDPQILFLDEPLEGLDPASARRIKDLLLEMRENGKTIFLTTHNMYVADELCDRVAFIVEGKIALVDNPGELKVRMGKRLVRVEYVAGKDVKTVEFPLENLGRNREFLDIIKNHEVRRINTEEPTLEEIFLKVTGRRLV, via the coding sequence ATGCCGGTTATCGAGGTTGAGAACGTTAGGAAGTACTACGGCGATGTCAGGGGCGTTGATGGGCTCAGCTTCTCGGTGGAGGAGGGGGAAATCTATGGCTTCCTCGGGCCGAACGGCGCCGGGAAAACAACAACGGTCAAAATCCTTGTGAAGATAATCAAGGACTACGAGGGCACCGTGAAGGTCTTCGGAAAGAATCTCAAGGAGTGGGGAAAGGACTACTACAACAAAATCGGCGCCTCCTTCGAGTTTCCAGCGGTGTATTCGAAGCTCACCGCCCTGGAGAACCTTGAGTTCTTCGCGAGCTTCTACAAAAGGCACCTCGATCCGGTGGAAGTCCTCAAGATGGTCGGGCTCGATGATGCTGACCAGCTCGTCTCCGGCTTCTCCAAGGGAATGAAGAAGAAGCTCGACCTCGCGAGGGCCCTACTTCCCGATCCCCAAATCCTCTTCCTCGATGAGCCGCTTGAGGGCCTCGACCCGGCCAGCGCCAGGAGGATAAAGGACCTTCTCCTCGAGATGAGGGAGAACGGCAAGACGATCTTCCTCACGACCCACAACATGTACGTCGCGGACGAGCTGTGCGACAGGGTGGCTTTTATCGTTGAAGGAAAGATAGCCCTCGTTGACAACCCGGGCGAGCTTAAGGTCAGGATGGGGAAGAGGCTCGTTAGAGTGGAGTACGTGGCGGGCAAGGATGTTAAGACGGTCGAGTTCCCGCTCGAAAATCTCGGAAGAAACAGGGAGTTCTTGGACATCATCAAAAACCACGAGGTCAGGAGGATAAACACGGAGGAGCCCACGCTGGAGGAGATATTCCTGAAGGTAACCGGGAGGAGGCTCGTATGA
- a CDS encoding class I SAM-dependent methyltransferase, whose protein sequence is MNTSKTASKYDRFSKVYDLFESPMERRAFSKYRAKALSLAEGKVLEVGVGTGKNFQCYPRNVEVIGIDFSRGMLEKAERRGRDLGLKNVRLLHMDVQNLEFEDSIFDTAVSTFVFCTVPDPVKGLREVYRVLKPGGKAIFLEHMKSESKLLNILLYLMDPIMRILTGTSTIRETQRNIKLAGFRIGRVENLFFDIVRIIMATKPLGECNSR, encoded by the coding sequence ATGAACACCTCAAAAACAGCCAGCAAGTATGATAGGTTTTCAAAGGTTTATGATCTCTTCGAGAGTCCAATGGAAAGACGGGCGTTTTCAAAGTACCGGGCTAAAGCTCTTTCTCTGGCGGAAGGGAAAGTGCTTGAGGTAGGCGTCGGAACGGGAAAGAACTTCCAGTGTTATCCCCGAAACGTCGAGGTCATTGGGATAGACTTCAGCAGGGGCATGCTGGAGAAAGCCGAGAGAAGGGGAAGAGACCTCGGCCTGAAGAACGTCCGGCTCCTCCATATGGACGTCCAGAACCTTGAGTTTGAAGACAGCATATTCGACACCGCTGTGAGCACCTTCGTCTTCTGCACCGTGCCCGATCCTGTTAAGGGCTTGAGAGAGGTTTACAGGGTTCTAAAGCCCGGGGGAAAGGCCATATTCCTTGAGCATATGAAGAGCGAGTCGAAGCTTTTGAACATCCTTCTCTATCTCATGGACCCGATAATGAGGATACTCACAGGGACATCCACGATACGGGAGACGCAGAGAAACATCAAGCTAGCCGGGTTCAGGATAGGGCGTGTTGAGAATCTCTTCTTTGATATCGTGAGGATTATCATGGCCACAAAACCGTTGGGTGAGTGCAATTCACGGTGA
- a CDS encoding TRASH domain-containing protein has protein sequence MGVKIDDLDLKLIYLLMDNSRLSISELAERLGVSRPTVKSRLEKLEKEGVILGYTVKLNPELLRAHNVVALIVKTDNLEKMSEFEEIIEINRFTSRKYLIKIAVEDMEELRKVIEGAGFEVIEIMPVLESIERTTPPKVKIPFKCDYCGKEIVGEPIVYKYHNRVYFLCCPTCLREFKKTRENIEKFKLKEEDKVEHAHEHEHHAHN, from the coding sequence ATGGGAGTGAAGATAGACGATCTGGATTTGAAGCTCATTTACCTGCTGATGGACAATTCGCGCCTGAGCATCTCAGAGCTCGCGGAAAGGCTTGGCGTCAGCAGGCCAACGGTAAAATCGCGCCTTGAAAAGCTTGAAAAGGAAGGAGTAATTCTGGGATATACCGTAAAGCTGAACCCGGAGCTGCTCAGGGCTCACAACGTCGTTGCCCTCATAGTCAAGACGGACAATCTGGAAAAAATGAGTGAGTTCGAGGAGATAATCGAGATAAACCGCTTCACGAGCAGGAAGTACCTCATAAAGATAGCTGTTGAAGATATGGAGGAGCTGAGGAAGGTCATAGAGGGGGCGGGCTTTGAGGTCATCGAGATAATGCCCGTCCTTGAGAGCATTGAAAGAACAACCCCCCCGAAGGTCAAAATACCCTTCAAGTGCGACTACTGCGGCAAGGAGATAGTGGGAGAGCCGATAGTCTACAAGTACCACAACAGGGTTTACTTCCTCTGCTGTCCGACGTGTCTTAGGGAGTTCAAAAAGACAAGGGAGAACATAGAAAAGTTCAAGCTAAAGGAAGAAGACAAAGTAGAGCACGCTCACGAGCACGAGCACCACGCCCATAACTAA
- a CDS encoding cytochrome C biogenesis protein: protein MSVSDAILMTAADIPLDSLGQVTEFTGVTFSIIALGILNALRPSIFLMIVFLLSMIALTDERKVLRVGLAFTAGAFLGYSIIAVALMNLHTKIPLLRYFVVAFGITVGVYKILSALGYVRIPLSSPLRERSNQVLEKATSPPAAFVVGGVMAFLSLSCVLPSYLLVSSLLSGQYPPGITMALLVVFIGISVLPFALVTLGFHYGSRYARLGRAVDRLSSVSGRGDLVMGVVLVLVSVLYFVFFL from the coding sequence ATGTCGGTTTCAGACGCAATTCTCATGACCGCCGCGGATATACCGCTGGACTCCCTGGGCCAGGTGACCGAGTTCACGGGGGTGACGTTCTCGATAATAGCCCTCGGGATTCTCAACGCCCTTCGGCCTTCCATATTCCTCATGATAGTGTTCCTTCTCTCTATGATAGCCCTTACGGACGAGAGGAAGGTTCTCAGGGTTGGCCTGGCGTTCACCGCCGGCGCATTTCTGGGGTATTCGATAATAGCCGTTGCCCTCATGAACCTGCACACCAAGATACCCCTGCTCAGGTACTTTGTGGTCGCCTTTGGGATAACCGTGGGAGTTTACAAGATACTTTCAGCACTGGGCTATGTGAGGATACCCCTCTCCAGCCCGCTGAGAGAAAGGAGCAATCAGGTTCTTGAAAAGGCCACCTCCCCACCGGCGGCTTTTGTTGTTGGGGGAGTGATGGCGTTCCTCTCACTGTCCTGTGTGCTTCCCTCGTACCTACTGGTGAGCTCCCTGCTTTCCGGCCAGTATCCCCCAGGGATCACCATGGCACTTCTTGTGGTGTTCATTGGAATATCTGTGCTGCCCTTTGCCCTCGTTACATTAGGCTTCCACTACGGGAGCAGGTACGCGAGACTGGGGAGGGCCGTGGATAGGCTCTCTTCGGTAAGCGGAAGGGGAGATTTAGTTATGGGCGTGGTGCTCGTGCTCGTGAGCGTGCTCTACTTTGTCTTCTTCCTTTAG
- a CDS encoding SagB/ThcOx family dehydrogenase encodes MKIALPAPRREGSMSLEEAIDRRRSIRRYKDDPLTLEEVSQVLWAAYGINRWGKRTSPSAGACYPFEVYIVVENVEGLSPGVYLYDGKAHSLETVREGHFRKALAEACLGQRCVATAPVNIVIVAHYERTTGRYGERGIRYVHIDAGHMGQNIYLQATALNLGTVAVGAFRDEEVKRVLGVPGEPLYIFPVGVPGE; translated from the coding sequence ATGAAAATCGCCCTGCCTGCCCCAAGACGCGAGGGGAGCATGAGCCTGGAAGAGGCAATAGACAGAAGGAGGAGCATAAGGAGGTACAAGGACGATCCCCTGACCCTTGAAGAGGTCTCTCAGGTGCTCTGGGCCGCTTATGGAATCAACCGGTGGGGAAAGAGAACCTCACCGAGTGCGGGAGCATGCTATCCCTTCGAGGTTTACATAGTGGTCGAAAACGTGGAGGGCCTATCCCCGGGGGTCTACCTCTACGACGGAAAGGCCCACTCGCTGGAAACCGTGAGGGAGGGGCACTTCAGGAAGGCTCTAGCCGAGGCCTGTCTGGGCCAGCGGTGCGTTGCCACCGCCCCGGTTAACATCGTCATCGTCGCCCACTACGAGAGAACAACGGGGCGGTACGGCGAGAGGGGGATACGCTACGTCCACATTGACGCGGGCCACATGGGACAGAACATCTACCTCCAAGCCACCGCACTGAATCTGGGCACCGTTGCAGTTGGAGCCTTCAGAGACGAAGAGGTAAAAAGGGTGCTGGGGGTCCCCGGTGAACCGCTCTACATCTTTCCCGTAGGGGTTCCGGGGGAGTAG
- a CDS encoding heavy metal translocating P-type ATPase: protein MEVNVKITGMSCASCAKTIELALKELDGVKEARVNLATESAYIKFDESRVSISSIIRAIESVGYGVVREKRDATIKIGGMTCASCVRTIEMALKELPGVLDVRVNLATETANVTYDPTMVEMDDIKKTIEEFGYQFLGVEGEESIDIEREARERHLKEMKRKLVVAWFFGGIITVMTYRWLFGLDFEIPYMLWIQFLLATPVIVYSGKDIFLKAIRSVRHRTLNMDVMYSMGVGSAYIASVLATIGVLPAEYNFYEASVLLLAFLLLGRYLEHMAKGRTSEAIKKLMGLQAKKATVIRDGKEVEVPVSQVKVGDIVIVKPGEKIPVDGVVVEGESYVDESMITGEPIPNLKKEGDEVIGGTINRNSVLKIKAERVGGDTVLAQIIRLVEEAQNTRPPIQRIADKIVTYFIPVVLTVALASFVYWAFIAKEPLIFAFTTLISVLVIACPCAFGLATPTALTVGMGKGAEMGILIKNGEVLEIARKATVVLFDKTGTLTKGKPEVTDVITFDMDEKELLRLVASAEKRSEHPLGEAIVRKAEELGLEIEEPEEFEAITGKGVRAVVGGREILAGNRKLMTENGYSVKDVEKALHKLEDEAKTAITVAIDGRIVGIIGIADTIKENAKEAIEELHRMGKKVGMITGDNRRTANAIARQLNIDYILAEVLPQDKANEVKKLQEKGEVVIFVGDGINDAPALARADIGIAVSSGTDIAMESGEIVLMRNDIRDVVKAIKLSQKTLSKIKQNFFWAMIYNVILIPIAAGALYPLFGIVFRPEWAAGAMAISSVSVVSNSLLLKRARI from the coding sequence GTGGAAGTGAATGTTAAGATTACCGGAATGAGCTGTGCATCGTGCGCCAAGACGATAGAACTGGCGCTTAAAGAGCTCGATGGCGTAAAGGAAGCCAGGGTTAACCTGGCGACCGAAAGCGCCTACATAAAATTCGATGAATCAAGGGTAAGCATATCCAGCATAATCCGGGCCATCGAAAGCGTCGGCTACGGCGTTGTCAGGGAAAAGAGGGACGCGACTATTAAAATCGGCGGCATGACCTGTGCCTCTTGCGTCAGGACGATAGAGATGGCCCTCAAGGAACTCCCGGGCGTTCTGGACGTCAGGGTTAACCTCGCGACTGAAACCGCCAACGTCACCTACGACCCGACCATGGTGGAGATGGACGACATAAAGAAGACCATTGAGGAGTTCGGCTACCAGTTCCTGGGCGTTGAGGGCGAGGAGAGCATAGACATAGAACGGGAGGCCAGGGAGAGGCATCTCAAGGAGATGAAGAGAAAGCTCGTGGTGGCGTGGTTCTTTGGGGGCATCATAACCGTCATGACGTACCGCTGGCTCTTTGGACTGGACTTCGAGATCCCCTACATGCTCTGGATACAGTTCCTGCTGGCTACCCCGGTCATAGTCTACTCAGGAAAGGACATCTTCCTCAAGGCCATTCGCTCGGTGAGGCACAGGACGCTCAACATGGACGTCATGTACTCCATGGGTGTCGGCTCGGCGTACATAGCGAGCGTGCTTGCGACCATAGGCGTCCTTCCGGCGGAATACAACTTCTACGAGGCAAGCGTACTGCTGCTGGCTTTTCTGCTCCTTGGCAGATACCTTGAGCATATGGCGAAAGGCAGGACGAGCGAGGCCATAAAGAAGCTCATGGGGCTCCAGGCGAAGAAGGCGACCGTGATAAGGGACGGCAAGGAGGTCGAAGTTCCCGTCAGCCAGGTCAAGGTCGGCGACATCGTGATAGTAAAGCCCGGCGAAAAGATACCCGTTGACGGCGTCGTTGTCGAGGGAGAGAGCTACGTTGACGAATCCATGATAACCGGCGAGCCAATACCCAACCTGAAGAAGGAGGGCGACGAGGTCATAGGCGGAACTATAAACAGGAACTCAGTGCTGAAGATTAAAGCAGAGAGGGTCGGCGGAGACACCGTCCTGGCGCAGATCATCAGGCTGGTTGAGGAAGCACAGAACACCAGACCTCCCATCCAGAGAATAGCGGACAAAATAGTGACGTACTTTATTCCAGTAGTGCTGACGGTTGCCCTGGCATCCTTCGTGTACTGGGCCTTTATAGCCAAAGAGCCGCTCATCTTCGCCTTCACGACACTCATCAGCGTTCTGGTAATAGCCTGCCCCTGTGCCTTTGGCCTGGCCACACCGACCGCTTTGACAGTCGGGATGGGCAAAGGGGCCGAGATGGGCATACTCATCAAGAACGGAGAGGTGCTTGAGATAGCAAGGAAGGCAACGGTTGTGCTCTTCGACAAGACCGGAACCCTCACTAAGGGCAAGCCGGAAGTCACGGACGTCATCACGTTCGACATGGACGAGAAGGAGCTGCTGAGACTCGTCGCCTCGGCCGAGAAGCGCTCCGAGCACCCGCTCGGTGAGGCAATAGTCAGGAAGGCGGAGGAGCTCGGCCTTGAGATTGAGGAGCCAGAGGAGTTCGAGGCAATAACCGGCAAGGGTGTTAGAGCGGTCGTCGGGGGAAGGGAAATCCTCGCGGGCAACAGGAAGCTCATGACTGAAAACGGCTACTCTGTAAAGGACGTGGAAAAGGCTCTTCACAAGCTTGAGGACGAGGCAAAGACCGCCATAACCGTCGCCATAGACGGCAGGATAGTGGGGATAATCGGCATAGCCGACACCATAAAGGAGAACGCGAAGGAGGCCATCGAGGAGCTCCACAGAATGGGCAAGAAGGTCGGCATGATCACCGGCGACAACAGAAGAACGGCCAATGCCATAGCGAGGCAGCTGAACATAGACTACATCCTGGCCGAGGTGCTCCCCCAGGACAAGGCCAATGAGGTGAAGAAGCTCCAGGAGAAGGGAGAAGTGGTAATCTTCGTGGGCGACGGAATAAACGACGCTCCAGCCCTGGCGCGGGCGGACATAGGAATAGCGGTAAGCTCCGGAACGGACATAGCGATGGAAAGCGGCGAGATAGTGCTCATGAGGAACGACATAAGGGACGTCGTAAAGGCAATAAAGCTCAGTCAGAAAACTCTATCTAAGATAAAGCAGAACTTCTTCTGGGCGATGATATACAACGTAATCCTCATCCCCATAGCGGCGGGGGCACTCTACCCGCTGTTCGGCATAGTCTTCAGGCCCGAGTGGGCAGCTGGAGCGATGGCGATAAGCAGCGTCAGCGTTGTTAGCAACTCGCTCCTGCTGAAGAGAGCCAGAATCTGA
- a CDS encoding thioredoxin family protein — translation MIVEYDGNLDLESGKKVLWFSIPGCPPCRIVENFMEELSREFPEINVVHINAERWSDLVNRFDVLNVPTLVYLQDGKEIGRQNLIRRKEEVLIRFEELKRL, via the coding sequence GTGATAGTTGAATACGACGGAAATCTTGACCTTGAGTCCGGGAAAAAAGTCCTGTGGTTTTCCATTCCGGGCTGTCCTCCGTGCAGAATAGTTGAGAACTTCATGGAGGAGCTCAGCAGGGAGTTCCCCGAGATAAATGTTGTCCACATCAACGCCGAGAGGTGGAGCGACCTGGTGAACCGCTTTGACGTCCTCAACGTTCCGACACTGGTCTACCTCCAGGATGGGAAAGAGATTGGGAGGCAGAACCTCATAAGGAGAAAGGAGGAGGTTCTCATAAGGTTCGAGGAGCTTAAGCGGCTCTAA
- a CDS encoding class I SAM-dependent methyltransferase — translation MVKKNVWEEFFDIEALHYLDEPFTKNTEEEVEFIMQEFGLPTGAKILDVGCGVGRHSIELARRGYKVTGVDISRGMLNEARKRAEKAGVKVEFIKADATKFKREEEFDGAICLCEGAFSLIGSGDDPIEHDLAILRNVYDSLKPGGKFLLTALSALGRVKGATNEDIEKGLFDPNVMTFFEEIEAPDGTKFPIRERVYVPTELYLMFKMVGFNVLGIWGGTAGRWGKRKVDFDDIEIMVLAEKPARI, via the coding sequence ATGGTGAAAAAGAACGTATGGGAAGAATTTTTTGATATCGAGGCACTCCACTATCTGGACGAGCCTTTTACAAAGAACACAGAGGAGGAAGTTGAGTTTATAATGCAGGAGTTTGGGCTTCCTACCGGTGCGAAGATTTTAGACGTGGGCTGTGGCGTTGGGAGACACTCCATAGAGCTAGCAAGGAGGGGATACAAGGTCACCGGCGTAGACATTTCCAGGGGGATGTTAAACGAGGCCAGAAAGCGGGCTGAAAAGGCGGGGGTTAAGGTGGAGTTCATTAAAGCCGATGCCACAAAGTTTAAGAGAGAAGAGGAGTTCGATGGGGCTATCTGTCTCTGCGAAGGGGCTTTCTCGCTTATAGGCTCGGGGGATGATCCGATAGAGCATGACCTTGCAATACTGCGGAATGTTTATGACTCGCTGAAGCCTGGTGGAAAGTTTCTCCTAACGGCTTTAAGTGCTCTTGGACGAGTAAAGGGGGCCACCAATGAGGACATAGAGAAAGGCCTCTTTGATCCAAACGTTATGACCTTCTTCGAGGAGATTGAGGCGCCGGATGGGACGAAGTTTCCCATAAGGGAGCGCGTCTATGTTCCAACTGAACTGTATTTAATGTTCAAAATGGTTGGCTTCAATGTCCTAGGTATCTGGGGAGGTACCGCCGGAAGATGGGGGAAGAGGAAGGTGGACTTTGACGACATCGAAATAATGGTGCTAGCAGAGAAGCCTGCTAGGATTTGA
- a CDS encoding helix-turn-helix domain-containing protein — MKRLKIAVPYTRELSAGFEWLIEAIEWAYGDTYFTLGTDVVKLVEIKFRDGVNPEEILERLKSLPQTKDVKAFPRNEHYLIYLRASFGPQKEKAEMLFELQKKGLVVFESGTFVGGESVLSVLCEESLVGEVVRTFRETYGARVISVEEAEPESSPLSKLTKRQAEVLLLAYKSGYFDTPRRVTLRELSQMLGLSPSTVKEHLRKAQRKVLEEVIE, encoded by the coding sequence ATGAAACGTTTAAAGATTGCAGTACCTTACACCAGAGAGCTTTCTGCCGGCTTTGAGTGGCTCATCGAAGCGATAGAATGGGCCTACGGGGACACTTACTTTACCCTAGGCACCGACGTCGTCAAGCTGGTAGAGATCAAGTTTAGGGATGGCGTAAACCCCGAGGAGATACTCGAGCGGCTGAAATCGCTTCCGCAAACGAAGGACGTCAAGGCCTTCCCGCGCAACGAGCACTACCTCATATACCTGCGGGCATCCTTTGGGCCCCAGAAGGAGAAGGCGGAAATGCTCTTTGAGCTCCAGAAGAAAGGGCTGGTCGTTTTTGAGAGCGGGACCTTTGTTGGGGGCGAGAGTGTTCTCTCGGTTCTCTGCGAGGAGAGCCTCGTGGGTGAGGTCGTGAGAACCTTCCGGGAAACCTACGGCGCAAGGGTAATCAGCGTTGAGGAAGCGGAACCGGAGAGCAGTCCCCTCTCAAAGCTGACGAAAAGGCAGGCGGAGGTTCTCCTTCTGGCTTACAAGAGCGGCTACTTCGACACCCCGAGACGCGTAACCCTTAGGGAGCTCTCCCAGATGCTCGGTCTGAGCCCTTCCACCGTGAAGGAGCATCTAAGAAAAGCGCAGAGGAAGGTACTTGAGGAGGTTATTGAATAG
- a CDS encoding PLP-dependent cysteine synthase family protein, with the protein MGMIIENYTKLSTYDDIVQTIGNTPLVRLRKIERYFDLKNELYAKVEFFNPGGSIKDRIGKYMIEGAKREGKIVEGGVIVEPTSGNTGVGLALVAADEGYMTVFTMPDKMSTEKELLLRAMGAFVIRTPTAVAPDDPNSYYKVAEAVRNLIWKKGRAITREELREIVEYVQRLVDEEKLDELRAILEEEVEETPYAYIPNQYFNKYNPQAHYETTAREIWEQTKGEVDYLFAGIGTGGTITGIGRYLKERKKDVKIIGVDPVGSIYSLVKKGMSLEEALKKAHPYLVEGIGEDLLPETVDLSLVDDMVVVNDQEAFAMTRFLARKEGILAGGSSGAALYGTVKYLKEKGIEGKKVVVIFPDTGRNYLTKVFNDEWLIANGFEVDDEKVMGVLR; encoded by the coding sequence ATGGGCATGATAATAGAAAATTACACAAAATTGAGTACTTATGACGACATCGTCCAGACCATAGGCAACACACCCCTCGTGAGGCTGAGGAAGATCGAGAGGTACTTCGACCTCAAAAACGAGCTCTACGCCAAGGTGGAGTTCTTCAACCCTGGGGGGAGCATAAAGGACAGGATAGGGAAGTACATGATAGAAGGGGCGAAGAGGGAGGGCAAGATCGTCGAAGGCGGCGTTATAGTCGAGCCCACCTCCGGCAACACTGGCGTGGGTCTTGCGCTGGTCGCGGCGGATGAGGGATACATGACTGTCTTCACTATGCCGGACAAGATGAGCACCGAGAAGGAGCTCCTCCTAAGGGCGATGGGGGCATTCGTCATCAGGACGCCGACGGCCGTCGCGCCAGACGACCCGAACTCCTACTACAAGGTGGCCGAGGCGGTGAGGAACCTCATATGGAAGAAGGGGAGGGCGATAACGAGGGAGGAGCTCAGGGAGATAGTCGAATACGTCCAGCGGCTCGTTGATGAGGAGAAGCTCGACGAGCTCAGAGCGATCCTTGAGGAGGAAGTGGAGGAGACCCCCTACGCATACATCCCTAACCAGTACTTCAACAAATACAATCCCCAGGCACACTACGAGACGACAGCGAGGGAGATATGGGAGCAGACGAAGGGTGAGGTAGACTACCTCTTCGCCGGAATAGGCACCGGCGGGACGATAACCGGAATTGGGCGCTACCTCAAGGAGAGGAAGAAAGACGTGAAAATAATAGGCGTTGACCCGGTAGGCTCGATATACAGCCTCGTCAAGAAGGGGATGAGCCTTGAGGAGGCCCTCAAGAAAGCCCACCCCTACCTCGTTGAGGGGATAGGAGAAGACCTCCTTCCGGAGACCGTTGACCTGAGCCTCGTTGACGATATGGTTGTCGTCAATGACCAGGAAGCCTTCGCAATGACCCGCTTCCTCGCGAGGAAGGAGGGCATCTTAGCTGGAGGCTCATCCGGTGCAGCCCTTTACGGGACTGTAAAGTACCTCAAGGAGAAGGGTATCGAGGGTAAGAAGGTCGTCGTGATATTCCCCGACACCGGAAGGAACTACCTCACGAAGGTCTTCAACGACGAGTGGCTCATCGCGAACGGCTTCGAGGTCGACGACGAGAAGGTTATGGGGGTGCTGAGATGA
- a CDS encoding cystathionine gamma-synthase, which translates to MRFSTRAIHVGEEPEGMQHGDVVSPIHLSTTFAKRSIREVEEGYVYSRSGNPTRESLERKLAALENAKYGLAFSSGLAAESTILLALLRKGDHVIAFDDLYGGTKRLFNQVMERFGIEFTYVDARDPENVRRAIRENTRMVWLETPTNPLLKLADIKAIAEIAHERDIMVVVDNTFASPYFQNPLDLGADIVLHSVTKYLGGHSDVVGGAVMVNDDEIYERLKFHQNAVGAILSPFDSWLVMRGIKTLAVRMERHEKNAMKIARYLEEHPLIERVYYPGLPSHPQHELAKRQMRGFGGMLSFELKGGLEEAVRFVESLKIFALAESLGGVESLIELPALMTHASVPKEERERVGIRDSLIRVSVGIEDVEDLIEDLERGFEAVRA; encoded by the coding sequence ATGAGGTTCTCGACCAGAGCAATCCACGTCGGCGAAGAGCCGGAGGGCATGCAGCATGGCGACGTCGTATCTCCAATCCACCTCTCAACAACCTTCGCGAAGAGGAGCATAAGGGAGGTCGAGGAGGGCTACGTCTACTCAAGGAGCGGCAACCCCACGAGGGAGAGCCTTGAGAGAAAGCTGGCGGCGCTTGAGAACGCAAAGTACGGGCTCGCATTCTCTTCAGGATTAGCGGCGGAGTCAACGATACTCCTCGCTCTTCTCAGGAAGGGCGACCACGTCATAGCGTTTGACGACCTCTACGGCGGGACAAAGAGGCTCTTCAACCAGGTGATGGAGCGCTTCGGCATTGAATTCACCTACGTTGATGCGAGGGATCCGGAGAACGTGAGGAGGGCGATAAGGGAGAACACAAGGATGGTCTGGCTCGAAACACCCACGAACCCCCTCCTAAAGCTCGCGGACATCAAGGCGATAGCCGAGATTGCCCATGAGAGGGACATCATGGTAGTTGTTGACAACACCTTCGCGAGCCCTTACTTCCAGAATCCCCTTGACCTCGGGGCCGACATAGTCCTCCACAGCGTCACCAAGTACCTCGGTGGCCACTCCGACGTTGTCGGGGGAGCGGTGATGGTGAACGACGATGAAATCTATGAGAGGCTGAAGTTCCACCAGAACGCGGTTGGGGCAATCCTTTCGCCCTTCGATTCCTGGCTGGTCATGAGGGGCATCAAAACCCTCGCCGTCAGGATGGAGAGGCACGAAAAGAACGCCATGAAGATTGCGAGGTATCTGGAGGAGCACCCGCTGATTGAGCGCGTTTACTACCCCGGCTTACCATCCCACCCCCAGCATGAGCTCGCGAAGAGGCAGATGCGGGGCTTCGGCGGAATGCTGTCCTTCGAGCTCAAAGGCGGGCTTGAGGAGGCGGTGAGGTTCGTGGAGAGCCTGAAAATATTTGCCCTCGCGGAGAGCCTCGGCGGTGTCGAGTCGCTCATAGAGCTGCCTGCGCTCATGACCCACGCATCGGTTCCAAAGGAGGAGAGGGAGAGGGTCGGCATAAGGGACTCCCTCATCAGGGTCTCGGTGGGAATAGAGGACGTCGAAGACCTTATTGAGGACCTTGAGAGGGGCTTTGAGGCGGTGAGAGCATGA
- a CDS encoding ABC transporter permease, whose product MIVWLMKTGLVIGVRSYVYPLYLLVALAYALMLLAFPDRYLPAVVPIFLVLEPCLVGFMFVGTEIFAEKKDGVIGALAVTPMEWRSYILAKTLILGVESVIGAAIILLIGTHFLAGLPYVLFGTFLASVTYTLLGLGISASYRDLDDYFMPILGVMVVSLLPFAHYHGYLTGEIWKVLYLIPSYPALYLFKTPFVEVSSETLLLSVAALMIWSVAAYYFAKARFYRYAVGG is encoded by the coding sequence ATGATTGTGTGGCTCATGAAGACCGGCCTCGTCATCGGTGTGAGGAGCTACGTTTATCCCCTCTACCTCCTGGTTGCACTCGCCTATGCCCTCATGCTCCTCGCCTTCCCTGACCGGTACCTTCCAGCGGTGGTGCCGATTTTCCTCGTCCTTGAGCCCTGCCTCGTCGGCTTCATGTTCGTCGGGACGGAGATATTCGCGGAGAAGAAGGACGGGGTGATCGGGGCCCTGGCCGTAACTCCTATGGAGTGGAGGAGCTACATTCTCGCAAAAACGCTTATCCTGGGGGTTGAGTCGGTAATCGGAGCCGCTATAATACTCCTCATCGGCACGCACTTCCTCGCTGGGTTGCCCTATGTCCTTTTCGGGACCTTCCTCGCTTCAGTTACCTACACGCTCCTCGGCCTGGGCATCTCTGCCTCCTACCGCGACTTGGACGATTACTTCATGCCGATACTCGGCGTCATGGTGGTCTCGCTCCTGCCCTTCGCCCACTACCACGGCTACCTGACGGGCGAAATATGGAAGGTGCTCTACCTGATCCCGAGCTATCCCGCGCTCTACCTCTTCAAGACGCCCTTCGTTGAGGTATCCTCCGAAACCCTGCTCCTTTCAGTGGCCGCACTGATGATCTGGAGCGTCGCTGCCTATTACTTCGCCAAAGCAAGGTTCTACAGATACGCCGTGGGGGGTTGA